The following proteins are co-located in the Silene latifolia isolate original U9 population chromosome 1, ASM4854445v1, whole genome shotgun sequence genome:
- the LOC141592881 gene encoding putative methyltransferase PMT14 produces the protein MSPKHGGRARGSMSIFIVLGLCCFCYLLGAWQRSGFGKGDSIAMKVSSSLPLCTDTSEKSDHSDLDFEPHHKFVGSFESSEVIIKKYEPCDVKFKDYTPCQEQDRAMKFPREDMVYRERHCPPPEEKLHCLIPAPEGYTTPFTWPKSRDYAYYANVPYKHLTVEKAGQHWVEYQGNVFKFPGGGTMFPQGADAYIDELASVIPIADGTIRTALDTGCGVASWGAYMLKRNVLVMSFAPRDNHEAQVQFALERGVPAVIGVLGSMHLAYPSRAFDMAQCSRCLIPWASNGGKYLMEVDRVLRPGGYWVLSGPPINWKTYYKVWKRTKDDCRAEQRKIEELAEQLCWEKKYEKGDIAIFQKKKNAELCKEKPLNVCESQDPDDVWYKKMEGCVTPFPEVSSSNEVAGGKLEKFPKRLFATPPRIAKGLVSGVTEDSYQEDNKKWKKHVNAYKNLNKLIGSSRYRNIMDMNAGLGGFAAALDSPKVWVMNAVPTIAENTLGVVYERGLIGIYHDWCEGFSTYPRTYDLIHANGLFSLYQDKCEYEDILLEMDRILRPEGVVIIRDAVDPLNKVKQIARGMRWDVKLMDHEDGPFVPEKILMAVKQYWVASPSNSSSSSR, from the exons ATGAGCCCTAAACATGGTGGGAGAGCGCGAGGCTCGATGTCGATATTCATTGTGCTTGGGCTTTGCTGTTTCTGTTACTTGCTTGGAGCTTGGCAGAGAAGTGGTTTCGGAAAGGGAGATAGCATAGCCATGAAGGTATCATCCAGTTTGCCACTATGCACTGACACAAGTGAGAAGTCCGATCACTCCGATCTAGATTTTGAGCCTCATCACAAATTTGTTGGCAGTTTTGAATCTTCTGAggtgataattaagaagtatgAGCCgtgtgatgtcaaattcaaagaTTATACACCGTGCCAAGAACAGGACCGAGCTATGAAATTCCCGAGAGAAGACATGGTCTATAGAGAGAGACACTGCCCTCCACCTGAAGAAAAATTGCACTGTCTGATTCCAGCACCCGAAGGGTATACAACTCCATTTACTTGGCCAAAAAGTCGCGATTATGCGTACTATGCTAATGTTCCCTACAAACACCTAACTGTTGAGAAAGCTGGCCAGCATTGGGTAGAATATCAAGGCAATGTATTCAAATTTCCAGGTGGTGGAACGATGTTTCCTCAAGGTGCTGATGCATATATCGACGAGCTTGCCAGTGTGATTCCAATTGCAGATGGGACTATTAGAACAGCTCTGGATACTGGTTGTGGG GTTGCCAGCTGGGGTGCGTACATGTTGAAAAGAAATGTGTTGGTTATGTCATTCGCACCGAGGGACAATCATGAAGCACAAGTGCAATTTGCACTTGAGAGAGGAGTGCCTGCTGTCATTGGGGTACTTGGAAGTATGCATCTTGCGTACCCGTCGAGAGCCTTTGACATGGCTCAATGCTCAAGATGCCTAATACCGTGGGCATCAAATG GTGGAAAGTATCTGATGGAAGTAGATCGTGTTCTAAGACCTGGTGGATACTGGGTTCTGTCTGGTCCGCCAATCAATTGGAAGACATACTATAAAGTATGGAAGCGAACAAAGGATGATTGTAGAGCAGAACAAAGGAAGATAGAAGAGTTGGCTGAACAACTTTGCTGGGAGAAGAAATACGAGAAAGGAGATATCGCTATATTTCAGAAAAAGAAGAATGCCGAATTATGCAAGGAAAAGCCGCTAAATGTCTGTGAATCACAGGATCCTGATGATGTCTG GTACAAGAAAATGGAAGGCTGTGTAACACCATTCCCTGAGGTTTCAAGCTCAAATGAGGTGGCTGGTGGAAAGCTGGAGAAGTTTCCTAAGCGGCTTTTCGCAACTCCTCCCAGAATTGCCAAGGGGCTGGTTTCTGGGGTGACAGAAGACTCATACCAGGAGGATAATAAGAAGTGGAAGAAGCATGTTAATGCTTACAAAAACCTCAATAAATTGATTGGCTCTTCAAGATATCGCAATATCATGGATATGAACGCCGGTCTGGGTGGCTTTGCTGCAGCACTTGATTCGCCAAAAGTATGGGTGATGAATGCGGTGCCTACCATTGCTGAGAACACTTTAGGAGTGGTGTATGAAAGAGGTCTAATCGGTATTTATCATGATTG GTGTGAAGGATTTTCGACTTACCCTAGGACTTACGACTTAATCCATGCTAATGGGTTGTTCAGCTTGTACCAAGACAA GTGCGAGTACGAAGATATACTTCTAGAAATGGACCGTATCCTGCGTCCTGAAGGTGTCGTCATCATAAGAGACGCCGTTGACCCTCTAAACAAGGTCAAGCAAATCGCTCGAGGCATGAGATGGGATGTCAAGTTAATGGACCATGAGGACGGTCCATTTGTGCCTGAGAAGATACTCATGGCCGTTAAGCAGTACTGGGTCGCCAGTCCAAGCAATAGTTCATCCAGCAGTCGATAA
- the LOC141592887 gene encoding peroxidase 20, whose translation MGVSKLWFIIVLAVICVSSSTEELVPDFYRETCPWVENVVSFVVRSRVLKQPRVAAQLLRLHFHDCFVQGCDGSVLLDNQGAIVSEKLATPNLNSLRGFDVVDEIKAAVEEACPLTVSCADILAIAARDSVVLRGGPSWEVLLGRRDSLTASLVDANTFIPTPNSSLDALIANFALQGLDIKDLVALSGAHTIGVARCTSFRQRIYDMSLEENIYERYSGFQKSLASICPASGRDNQITPLDYRTPAFFDNHYYLNILESKGLLHSDNVLVVEDQGGEIEQRVWDYAANTELFFESFADSMVKMGNIKVLVGVEGQIRENCRFINL comes from the exons ATGGGTGTCTCGAAATTATGGTTTATTATTGTTTTGGCTGTGATTTGTGTTAGTAGTTCAACTGAGGAACTTGTACCTGATTTTTACAGGGAAACATGTCCATGGGTTGAAAATGTTGTGAGTTTTGTTGTAAGGAGTCGGGTTTTAAAACAACCTCGTGTTGCGGCTCAGTTGCTTAGGCTTCACTTTCATGATTGTTTCGTTCAG GGGTGTGATGGATCAGTGTTGTTGGACAACCAAGGAGCAATAGTAAGCGAAAAactagcaacaccaaacttgaaTTCCCTAAGAGGTTTTGATGTAGTAGACGAGATTAAGGCGGCTGTGGAAGAGGCGTGTCCATTGACTGTATCCTGTGCAGACATCCTTGCCATTGCTGCTCGAGACTCTGTCGTTCTG AGAGGAGGACCGTCATGGGAAGTTTTGCTTGGCAGAAGAGACTCACTGACTGCTAGCTTAGTCGATGCCAATACATTCATTCCGACACCCAATTCTTCACTTGATGCTCTCATTGCCAATTTTGCGCTTCAGGGCTTGGACATCAAGGACTTGGTTGCTTTGTCAG GTGCCCACACGATAGGAGTAGCGCGATGCACAAGTTTCAGGCAACGGATATATGACATGAGTTTGGAAGAAAACATCTATGAAAGATATTCAGGGTTCCAGAAATCACTAGCATCAATATGCCCAGCATCAGGACGCGACAATCAAATAACCCCTCTCGATTATAGAACTCCAGCATTTTTCGATAATCATTATTATCTGAACATACTGGAATCGAAAGGGTTACTGCATTCTGATAATGTCCTAGTTGTTGAAGATCAAGGAGGCGAAATAGAACAGCGGGTTTGGGATTATGCAGCAAACACTGAACTGTTTTTCGAGTCTTTTGCAGATTCCATGGTTAAGATGGGTAATATCAAGGTATTAGTTGGTGTTGAAGGCCAAATCAGGGAAAACTGTAGATTCATCAATCTTTAA